From Marinobacterium sp. LSUCC0821, a single genomic window includes:
- a CDS encoding Gfo/Idh/MocA family protein, with amino-acid sequence MSIKLGVLGLSEGNGHPYSWSAIFNGYNPEFMELCGFPVIPRYLELQQWPESRISRAEVVSVWTQDEKLSQMIAKAANISKVVPIPEAMIGEVDAVLLARDDAECHLKFAAPFLKAGLPIYIDKPIALSMADLEKLYELEQYPGQIFTCSALRFSQELMLSQQDREKIGEIRKIVAFTPKSWNKYAVHIIEPVLNMLPESDQPVSFSGGVVNRLHDNTPGSLLVDWRSGIQTAFFAVGDGVSPISIRVVGTRGFKDLVFSDSFNAFKTALEMFLEGVWNQSVTSPRSFNELVVQLLERGGHDSDNYDYGRNR; translated from the coding sequence ATGAGTATTAAGTTAGGCGTGCTCGGACTGTCAGAAGGTAATGGCCATCCCTATTCCTGGAGTGCTATTTTTAACGGGTATAATCCAGAGTTTATGGAGTTATGTGGCTTTCCGGTAATTCCGCGGTATCTTGAGTTACAGCAGTGGCCGGAAAGTCGAATTTCGAGAGCTGAAGTTGTATCTGTGTGGACACAGGATGAAAAGCTTTCCCAGATGATAGCGAAGGCTGCAAATATCTCCAAAGTGGTTCCGATTCCAGAAGCTATGATCGGTGAGGTCGATGCAGTTTTGCTTGCCAGGGATGATGCCGAGTGCCACCTTAAATTCGCGGCTCCTTTTTTGAAAGCCGGTTTGCCGATATATATTGATAAGCCAATTGCGCTGTCAATGGCCGACCTTGAAAAACTGTATGAACTCGAACAGTACCCTGGGCAGATATTTACTTGTTCAGCTTTGAGGTTCAGTCAGGAGTTGATGCTGTCACAGCAAGACCGTGAGAAAATTGGTGAAATAAGAAAAATCGTCGCTTTCACGCCTAAGTCCTGGAATAAGTACGCAGTACACATAATCGAACCCGTGCTGAACATGCTTCCTGAATCTGATCAGCCAGTGAGTTTCAGTGGGGGCGTTGTCAATAGATTGCATGACAATACTCCTGGATCGCTTCTTGTTGACTGGCGCAGCGGCATACAGACGGCCTTCTTTGCTGTAGGGGATGGCGTATCCCCAATTTCGATTAGAGTTGTTGGAACGAGAGGGTTCAAGGATTTAGTGTTCAGTGACTCTTTCAATGCTTTTAAGACAGCCCTCGAGATGTTCCTTGAAGGAGTCTGGAATCAGTCGGTCACTTCGCCTAGATCCTTTAACGAATTAGTTGTTCAATTGTTAGAAAGGGGGGGGCATGACTCAGACAATTATGATTACGGGCGGAACAGGTAA
- a CDS encoding SDR family oxidoreductase: MTQTIMITGGTGKFGRKFVMHFLMKKWRVIFTTTSQVRGDALIEEFGKPSGLVAIASDLTGRSAVKELLEVLAKKGYSINHLVNNARSLESLKTDAFGQTSREDFMAEYLMDVVVPYELSMGLFHAQPGELKTITNIGSQYGVVASNPYLYEDYPKQSPIQYGVAKAALSHLTKELAVRMASKGVRVNCIAYGGVEGRVDDAFKERYAVLTPSARMLAEDELAGPLDFLIASSSSAVTGQTLVADGGWSIW; this comes from the coding sequence ATGACTCAGACAATTATGATTACGGGCGGAACAGGTAAGTTTGGTCGCAAGTTTGTTATGCATTTTCTAATGAAGAAGTGGAGAGTTATTTTCACTACGACCTCACAGGTTCGTGGAGACGCTCTCATTGAAGAGTTCGGCAAACCAAGTGGCCTTGTGGCAATTGCTTCGGATCTTACCGGTCGTTCGGCAGTTAAAGAGTTATTAGAGGTTTTGGCGAAAAAGGGATATAGCATCAATCATCTAGTTAATAATGCCCGTAGCCTTGAATCGCTGAAAACAGATGCCTTTGGGCAAACCAGTCGCGAAGACTTCATGGCCGAGTATTTGATGGATGTGGTAGTGCCTTATGAACTTTCTATGGGTCTTTTTCACGCGCAACCAGGCGAGCTGAAAACGATTACAAATATAGGCTCTCAATATGGTGTTGTAGCCAGCAATCCTTACTTATACGAAGACTATCCCAAGCAATCACCTATACAGTATGGTGTAGCCAAAGCTGCGCTTAGCCATTTGACTAAAGAGCTTGCCGTGCGGATGGCCAGCAAAGGCGTTCGAGTGAACTGTATAGCATATGGCGGTGTGGAAGGTAGGGTAGATGATGCTTTTAAGGAACGCTATGCGGTATTAACACCTTCGGCACGTATGCTTGCGGAAGATGAGCTGGCCGGTCCGCTCGATTTTCTAATCGCTTCGTCCAGCAGTGCTGTTACGGGACAAACTTTGGTTGCAGACGGCGGCTGGTCGATATGGTGA
- the pseG gene encoding UDP-2,4-diacetamido-2,4,6-trideoxy-beta-L-altropyranose hydrolase codes for MRCLTLADELTRQGHHCWFICREHLGHLGDVIISKGYSLTLLPAPTDTPPQQKNNTSDVYEHWLGASWQEDANQTLDAILPMKPDWLVVDNYALDAKWERALSNAAQKIMVIDDLANRPHECRLLLDQNLGRFASDYDGLLPTECQRLIGPCFALLRPEFAALREKSLLRRENPKIKRILISLGGIDRTNVTGKVLAALAQSSLPAGIELDIIMGAAAPYLDEVRWEAAQSPFKAMVSVNVQEMAARMFLADLSIGAAGGTSWERSCLGLPSMLIVLAENQVTGAKALEMVGAARVIEEPSLVEPMLPSILEELSNPTRLICMSKAAAGITDGHGALSVVRTMER; via the coding sequence ATGCGTTGCCTGACCCTGGCCGATGAACTGACCCGCCAAGGCCACCATTGTTGGTTTATTTGCCGAGAGCACCTAGGTCATCTAGGTGATGTAATCATCAGCAAAGGCTACAGCCTAACCCTGTTACCGGCACCAACCGACACACCGCCGCAGCAGAAAAACAACACATCCGACGTCTACGAACACTGGCTGGGCGCATCTTGGCAAGAGGATGCTAATCAAACGCTGGACGCGATTTTGCCAATGAAACCGGATTGGCTGGTCGTAGACAACTATGCACTGGATGCAAAGTGGGAACGTGCCCTTTCAAACGCAGCGCAAAAAATCATGGTGATCGACGATCTGGCGAATCGGCCCCATGAATGCAGATTGCTGCTGGATCAGAACCTTGGTCGCTTTGCATCGGATTATGATGGGCTATTACCTACAGAGTGCCAGCGATTGATCGGCCCTTGTTTTGCGTTGTTACGACCTGAATTTGCAGCGCTAAGAGAGAAAAGCTTGTTACGTCGTGAGAACCCAAAAATTAAGCGTATTTTAATTTCTTTGGGTGGAATTGATCGCACCAACGTTACCGGCAAGGTACTTGCAGCACTTGCACAGTCGTCACTACCTGCTGGTATTGAACTGGATATCATTATGGGTGCTGCTGCGCCTTACCTGGATGAAGTTCGCTGGGAAGCGGCGCAGTCGCCATTTAAAGCTATGGTAAGCGTGAATGTGCAGGAGATGGCAGCGCGAATGTTCCTGGCCGACTTGTCCATAGGTGCTGCTGGTGGCACTTCATGGGAGCGAAGTTGCTTGGGGCTTCCGTCGATGCTAATCGTACTAGCAGAGAATCAAGTGACTGGAGCCAAGGCGCTAGAAATGGTTGGTGCAGCGAGAGTGATAGAAGAACCGTCACTAGTCGAACCAATGCTGCCATCAATATTAGAAGAGTTATCAAACCCCACTCGGCTCATATGTATGAGTAAGGCTGCTGCAGGTATCACAGATGGTCACGGGGCTCTCAGTGTTGTAAGGACAATGGAAAGGTAA
- the pseH gene encoding UDP-4-amino-4,6-dideoxy-N-acetyl-beta-L-altrosamine N-acetyltransferase, producing MFMNEHRLRPMEESDLEQVLSWRNHPEIRRYMYSTHEIPMDEHCAWYASSSTDPRVELLIYEQGCKAQGFVNITRTGCANVADWGFYMAPDAPKGCGRDLGKQALDYAFTKLRLHKVCGEVLGVNTRSIAFHKSLGFTEEGRLREQHCDASKFHDVVCFGLLSSEWQARFED from the coding sequence ATGTTTATGAATGAACATAGGCTAAGGCCGATGGAGGAGTCAGACCTTGAACAAGTGCTAAGCTGGCGTAACCATCCAGAAATTCGACGCTACATGTACTCCACCCACGAAATACCAATGGATGAGCATTGCGCTTGGTACGCCAGTTCGAGCACGGACCCGAGGGTGGAGCTTTTGATTTATGAGCAAGGATGTAAAGCACAAGGCTTTGTTAATATTACACGGACCGGTTGTGCTAATGTGGCAGACTGGGGGTTCTATATGGCCCCTGATGCCCCCAAGGGCTGCGGCCGTGACTTGGGCAAGCAGGCGCTCGACTATGCTTTCACAAAGTTAAGGCTTCACAAGGTATGTGGAGAGGTGCTTGGGGTTAATACCCGTTCGATAGCCTTTCATAAGAGCCTGGGCTTTACCGAAGAGGGTCGTCTGCGAGAGCAACACTGTGATGCCAGCAAGTTTCATGATGTTGTGTGCTTTGGCCTTTTGAGCAGCGAGTGGCAAGCACGATTTGAGGATTAA